In the Candidatus Palauibacter scopulicola genome, TTCGAGCCGGGCGTCGGCGGTCCCGGCGCGGACGGCGGCGAGGCCGGAGGCGTGCACCCGGGCACGGAGCCGGGCGCAACGCCGGGCACGGTCGTTCGGGCCGATCCCGCGCGGGGACTGCGCGTCGCGACGGGGGAGGGGACGATCGTCGTGGGCGCCGTGAAGCCGGCCGGCCGCCGCCGCATGAGCGCGGCCGAGTGGGTGCGGGGCCTCCCGGATGCGAAGGAGGTGCGCTTCGCCTGAATCGCGACTCCCGCGCCTGCACGTCCTCGTCTCGGAGGGGGAGCTGGGCGGCCTGGCGGCGGTCGAACGCGTGCTCGAGCGCGCGGCCCCCGTCGCGGTCCATCTGCGGGCCCCGATCGAGGCCCGCCGCCTGTTCGAAATCGCGGCCCGGCTCGCCCCCATCGCCTCCCGCGCCGGGAGTTGGCTCGTCGTGAACGGGCGGCCCGATGTGGCGCTGGCGGCGGGTGCCAGGGCCGTACAACTTGGGCGCACGGCGCTCGGGGTGGAGGAGACGCGCCGGGTGATCCGGGCGTGCGCGGGACGGCTCGCGGTCGGGGCTTCCGTGCACGATGCGGAGGGCGCGCTGCGCGCCGCCCGCGAGGGCGCCGACTACCTCGTGCTCGGCACGATCTACGCGACGCCCTCGCACCCGGGGGTCGAGGGCAGCGGCCCCGCCGCCGTGTCCGCGGTCCGCCGCCGACTCGCCGCCCACCGGCTCGCCGCCCACCGGCCGCCCGCCCGGCGTCCGCCCCCGATCCTCGCGATCGGAGGCATGAACGCGGATCGGGTCGGGGAGGTGACGGAGGCGGGGGCGCACGGCATCGTGGTGGGGCGGGCCGTGTGGTCGGCGCCCGACCCGGCGCACGCCGCGCACGGCCTCGGCCGACAGCTCGCCCGGCTGCACCGGCGGGCTCGCTGACCTGGCGGCGACGCGCCGCCGGGAGGATCGCGGACCGGAAGCGGATTTCATGGATATCATGCAGATACAGGTGAACGGACGGGAGCGGGACGTTCCCGCGGGAACGTCGGTCGCGGCATTGCTCCGGGATCTCGGACTCGATGGCCGCACCCTCGTCGTCGAACTGAACCGGCGGATCGTCCGTCCGCCCGAGATCGAGAGCGCGCGGCTGGAAGCGGGGGACCGCGTCGAACTCGTCCATTTCGTGGGAGGCGGCTGAGATGGCTCCGCTCGAAATCGCCGGCCGCACCTTCGCTTCCCGGCTCATCGTCGGAACGGGGAAGTACCCGAGTCCCGGGATCATGCTCGAAGCGATCCGGGCCTCCGGCGCCGACATGGTCACCGTCGCGGTGCGCCGGGTCGACATCGAGAACCCGGACCGCGACGACATCCTCCGCACGCTGAGCCCGGACGAGTTCAGCCTCCTGCCGAACACCGCCGCCTGCTACAGCGCCGAGGAGGCGATCCGCGCGGCGCGGCTGGGGCGGGCGGCGGGCATGAGCGACTGGGTGAAGCTCGAAGTCATCGGCGACCCCGACACGCTCCTCCCGCACACCGAGGAGCTGATCGAGGCCACGCGCGTGCTCGTGGCCGAGGGCTTCGTCGTGCTCCCGTACACGAACGACGACCTCATCACGGCGCTGCGGCTCGAAGAGGCCGGGGCCGCCGCGGTGATGCCGCTCGCCTCGCCGATCGGGAGCGGCCTCGGGCTCCTCAACCCCCTCAACATCCGCATTATCAAGTCGCGCCTGTCCGTGCCGGTCATCGTCGACGCCGGCGTGGGCACCGCTTCGGACGCCTGCGCGACGATGGAGCAGGGGGTGGACGGGATTCTCATGAACACGGCGATCGCCGAGGCGGAGGATCCGGTGGAGATGGCCCGCGCCATGCGGTTGGCGGTGGAGGCCGGCCGGCGCGCATACGTGGCGGGCCGCATGCCCCGACGCGAATGGGCGGTGCCTTCGAGCCCGCTCGAGGGCGTGCCGCCGCCGGCTTGAACCCGCGCGCGGCGGCCCACCGGATCCTGGGCGAGGTGCGGCGGGGGACGCGTTCCGACCGAGCGGCGTCGCGCATCCTCCCGGCCGTGGACCCGGCCGACCGCGGACTCGCGCTGGACATCGCCTTCGGCTGCCTCCGACTGCGCGCCCGCCTCGACGCCTGGATCCGGGCCTGCGCGGACCGGCCGCCGGCCCGCATGGACCGCGCGGTGCGCGACTGGCTGCGCATCGGCGCGTACCAGTTGACGGAGTTGCGGACGCCGGACCACGCGGCGGTGGGCGAAACCGTCGGCGCGGCGCGGTCGGCGCTGGGGCGCGGCCGGGCTGGGTACGTGAACGCTGTGCTCCGCGCGCTCGCGAGGCGCCGCGACGCCGACCCCTTCCCCGATCCGGACGTGGATCCGGTGGGGCACCTGTGCTCCTGGGGCTCGCATCCGGAGTGGCTCGTCCGGCGGTGGCTGGCGCGCTGGGAGCCGGCGGACGTGCGGCGGCTCATCGAGCACCAGAACCGCCCGCCGGACGTCGTCGTGCGCATGCTGACGGGGGAAGAGCCGGCGCCGCCCGCCGGCGTGGAACTCGAGCCCATGCCCGGCTGGCCGCGCTCCTTCCGGCTCGAGAAGGGACTGCCGACGGCGGCGCTCTCCGGCCTGCGGGCCGTGATTCAGGACCCTGCGGCCTCCGCCGTGGTAGATTATGTGGGCGGCCCGCTCGGGGAGCCGGTGCTCGACGTGTGCGCGGCCCCGGGCACGAAGACCCTGGGGCTCGCCGCGGCGTACGGCGTGCCGGTCGTGGCGCTCGACATCTCGCACCGACGGCTGGCCCGCCTCGGCGCGCCGGCCCGCCGGCTCGAGCTGCCGGTGAGCGCGGCCGTCGCCGACGCGCGGCGGCTTCCGGTCGCCGAGGCCGGGACCGTGCTGGCCGACGTGCCCTGCACCGGCACCGGCGTACTGCGGCGGCGGGCCGACGCCCGCTGGCGGCTCGGAGAGCGCGGCCTCGACGACCTCGTGGCCCTGCAGCGCGAGATCGTGGACGCGTGCGCCGCGGCCGTGAGACCGGGCGGGCTGCTCGTGTACAGCACGTGCTCGCTCGAACGCGAGGAGAACGAGGAACAGGTGGACGCCTTCCTGGACCGCAGGCCCGACTACCGGCGCGAGCCGCCCGCCGAGGGCGCGCGCGGCGATTGCACGACGCCGCGCGGCGACCTCTTCGTGCGGCCGTGGCTCACCGGCACGGACGGCGCCTACGCGGCGCGTCTGCGGCGGATCGCGTGACCGGCCCGTGAGACTCCTGCGCCTGGTCCTCCTCTTCGCCGCCATGTTCGGCATCGGCTACGCCTTCGCCGCGATCCGGCTCTTCCCGGCGGCGGAAGATCCGACCGATGTGGATTTCACCGAGATCCCGGACCTCACCGGCGCCTCCCTGGCCGAGGCCGGCGCACGCCTCTCCGCGCTGGGGCTCGTCTCCACCGATCAGGGCCGTCTCCACCACGGCGAGATTCCCGCCGGCGCCGTCGTCGCCCAGCGGCCGCTCCCCGGCCAGTTCGCCCGTGCCGGGGACACGATCGTGCTCACGACGAGCGCCGGCATCGAAACGCGCCGCGTGCCCGATCTCGCCGGCCTTCCGGGCCGCGAAGCCGCGACCCTCCTGACCCGTCTCGGCTTCGACATCGATATCGAGGAAACCGACGAGAGCACCGTCGCCGGCGCGATCCGCACCGAGCCGCCCGCCGGCACGAGCCTCCCTCTACCCGCCCGCGTCCGGCTCTTCGTCAGCCAGGGGAAGGCGATCGTCTCCGTTCCCGACCTTCACGGGCGCCACGTCGACGACCTCGCGCTCATCCTCGAGGAGGTCGACCTTCAGTTGGGCGCCATCCGCTACCAGGCCGAGGCCCCCGGGGTGCAGGGACGCGTCATCTTTCAGAGCCCGGACCCCGGCGCCGCCCTCCGGGGAGAGGGGTTCGTCTCCGTGATCGTGGCCGGGACGCCGCCCGACTCGGCCACCGCGGATCTCACCAGGGACGCCGTCCGCGACACGGTTCCCCCGACCCCCGGCAACGGGCAGGCGCCAGGAGACGGCTGAATGGATTTCAAGAGCGCGTTCACGAAGAACTGGCCCTACAAGGTCGCGGCGATCGTGCTGTCGGTGCTGCTCTGGCTCAGCGTGTCGGCCGACGCCGAGATCGCCGAGCAGCCGGTGTCGACGCTGCTCGAGATCCAGGTGAGCGATTCCGCGTGGAGTCTGCGGGAGGTGCGGCCCGCCGAGATCACGACGACCTTCCGCGGCCGCTGGAACCAGATGTTCGCCGCCCGCTTCGAGCGGCCCGTGATCCGGAAGGTTCTCGACCAGGTCGAGGACACCGTGGTCCAGGTCCCGCTCTCGGCCTCGGAGGTCATCTACGACCGCCAGCTCGGACTCGATCCCGTGGGCGTCTCTCCGGGAGCCGTGACCGCGTATCTGGAGGAGCGGGTGGGGAAGTGGGTCGCGGTCTCCGGACGGACGGACGCGAGGGCGGCGGC is a window encoding:
- a CDS encoding thiamine phosphate synthase, encoding MRRRCASPESRLPRLHVLVSEGELGGLAAVERVLERAAPVAVHLRAPIEARRLFEIAARLAPIASRAGSWLVVNGRPDVALAAGARAVQLGRTALGVEETRRVIRACAGRLAVGASVHDAEGALRAAREGADYLVLGTIYATPSHPGVEGSGPAAVSAVRRRLAAHRLAAHRPPARRPPPILAIGGMNADRVGEVTEAGAHGIVVGRAVWSAPDPAHAAHGLGRQLARLHRRAR
- the thiS gene encoding sulfur carrier protein ThiS, which translates into the protein MQIQVNGRERDVPAGTSVAALLRDLGLDGRTLVVELNRRIVRPPEIESARLEAGDRVELVHFVGGG
- a CDS encoding thiazole synthase yields the protein MAPLEIAGRTFASRLIVGTGKYPSPGIMLEAIRASGADMVTVAVRRVDIENPDRDDILRTLSPDEFSLLPNTAACYSAEEAIRAARLGRAAGMSDWVKLEVIGDPDTLLPHTEELIEATRVLVAEGFVVLPYTNDDLITALRLEEAGAAAVMPLASPIGSGLGLLNPLNIRIIKSRLSVPVIVDAGVGTASDACATMEQGVDGILMNTAIAEAEDPVEMARAMRLAVEAGRRAYVAGRMPRREWAVPSSPLEGVPPPA
- a CDS encoding transcription antitermination factor NusB; the encoded protein is MNPRAAAHRILGEVRRGTRSDRAASRILPAVDPADRGLALDIAFGCLRLRARLDAWIRACADRPPARMDRAVRDWLRIGAYQLTELRTPDHAAVGETVGAARSALGRGRAGYVNAVLRALARRRDADPFPDPDVDPVGHLCSWGSHPEWLVRRWLARWEPADVRRLIEHQNRPPDVVVRMLTGEEPAPPAGVELEPMPGWPRSFRLEKGLPTAALSGLRAVIQDPAASAVVDYVGGPLGEPVLDVCAAPGTKTLGLAAAYGVPVVALDISHRRLARLGAPARRLELPVSAAVADARRLPVAEAGTVLADVPCTGTGVLRRRADARWRLGERGLDDLVALQREIVDACAAAVRPGGLLVYSTCSLEREENEEQVDAFLDRRPDYRREPPAEGARGDCTTPRGDLFVRPWLTGTDGAYAARLRRIA
- a CDS encoding PASTA domain-containing protein, which encodes MRLLRLVLLFAAMFGIGYAFAAIRLFPAAEDPTDVDFTEIPDLTGASLAEAGARLSALGLVSTDQGRLHHGEIPAGAVVAQRPLPGQFARAGDTIVLTTSAGIETRRVPDLAGLPGREAATLLTRLGFDIDIEETDESTVAGAIRTEPPAGTSLPLPARVRLFVSQGKAIVSVPDLHGRHVDDLALILEEVDLQLGAIRYQAEAPGVQGRVIFQSPDPGAALRGEGFVSVIVAGTPPDSATADLTRDAVRDTVPPTPGNGQAPGDG